A genomic region of Roseateles amylovorans contains the following coding sequences:
- a CDS encoding dioxygenase family protein, producing the protein MDSNHHRPGETAIDRRFPALFVSHGSPMIALEPGQTGRFLQHLGRTLDRDWGRPTAVLAISAHTTAREAVLLGGAQHEAIYDFGGFPAELYRLRYDAPGAPALAQTLSDALALPVIDHGGLDHGIWTAMRHLYPDADVPVLPLALTPHATPAQLMALGGQLPMLSAQGVLVLATGSITHNLHLLMRGQPSEDAVEMTESHAFRQWIADRSAALDWEALADYRQQAPHAALMHPTDEHLLPWYVAAGAGGLTIQPQRIHQGATFGCLGMDAYAFGPQALRLVQALAA; encoded by the coding sequence ATGGATTCCAACCACCACCGCCCTGGCGAGACCGCCATCGATCGCCGCTTCCCCGCGCTCTTCGTGTCCCACGGCTCGCCGATGATCGCACTGGAGCCGGGCCAGACAGGTCGGTTCCTTCAGCATCTCGGCCGTACGCTGGACCGCGACTGGGGCCGCCCCACGGCGGTGCTGGCGATCTCCGCGCACACCACCGCCCGCGAGGCGGTGCTGCTGGGCGGTGCCCAGCATGAGGCGATCTATGACTTCGGCGGTTTCCCCGCCGAGCTCTATCGCCTGCGTTATGACGCCCCCGGCGCCCCGGCGCTGGCTCAGACGCTGTCGGACGCACTCGCCTTGCCGGTGATCGATCACGGCGGTCTGGATCACGGCATCTGGACGGCGATGCGCCACCTCTACCCCGACGCCGACGTGCCGGTGCTGCCGCTGGCGCTGACGCCGCACGCCACACCCGCCCAACTCATGGCGCTGGGCGGGCAGTTGCCAATGCTGTCGGCGCAAGGGGTGCTGGTCTTGGCCACCGGCAGCATCACCCACAACCTGCACCTGCTGATGCGGGGCCAGCCGTCCGAGGATGCCGTGGAGATGACGGAATCCCACGCCTTCCGGCAATGGATCGCAGACCGCAGCGCGGCCCTGGACTGGGAGGCGCTGGCCGACTATCGCCAACAGGCACCGCATGCCGCCCTGATGCATCCCACGGACGAGCATCTGCTGCCTTGGTACGTCGCGGCGGGCGCCGGCGGATTGACGATCCAGCCGCAGCGCATCCACCAAGGCGCCACATTCGGCTGCCTGGGCATGGACGCGTATGCATTCGGTCCGCAGGCGCTGCGCCTGGTCCAGGCCCTGGCGGCCTGA